From Trichoderma atroviride chromosome 1, complete sequence, one genomic window encodes:
- a CDS encoding uncharacterized protein (EggNog:ENOG41~TransMembrane:1 (o70-93i)), which translates to MPALPPFPRRPIGELAKPPQLSAFAASSSLPTRAIDSDAATLVARQQESPTFVVIPETYNATHSSLSTGAIVGVVIGSAAGFILLLLILYTILGFGPLSSLFRTKEVVETKSYVSRSMLSSARPKTKKPRRKVPTMLSIRRERTTKTTKRRAERRGKAPEVVEPMRRKREPSPLTTITSSSSGAPGRAPRDQLPSDYDEENEVVVIEETTPSSKRHSHKAGPSRNTGKGRRSSSRRSGYSEDDDRRYRR; encoded by the coding sequence aTGCCTGCTCTGCCGCCTTTTCCACGACGGCCGATCGGCGAGCTTGCCAAACCCCCCCAGCTCTCAGCCTTTGCcgcctcttcatcgcttCCAACAAGAGCAATCGATAGCGACGCCGCCACCCTCGTCGCTCGCCAGCAAGAGTCACCCAccttcgtcgtcatcccCGAGACGTACAATGCTACTCACAGCTCCCTCTCGAccggcgccatcgtcggcGTTGTCATCGGCTCCGCCGCCGGCTTcatcctgctgctgctgatctTGTACACCATCCTCGGCTTTGGCCcgctctccagcctcttccGCACCAAGGAAGTTGTCGAGACCAAATCGTATGTCTCACGAAGCATGCTGAGCTCGGCACGCCCAAAGACCAAGAAACCCAGGAGAAAAGTACCCACAATGCTGTCGATCCGACGAGAACGCACCACGAAGACGACCAAGCGCAGGGCTgagaggagagggaaagCGCCTGAAGTAGTCGAGCCCAtgaggagaaagagggagcCGTCACCACTGACCACCATCACTTCATCGTCCTCTGGGGCACCCGGCCGAGCACCAAGAGACCAGTTACCCTCCGACTACGACGAGGAGAATGAAGTGGTTGTCATTGAAGAGACTACGCCGTCCTCGAAACGGCACAGCCACAAAGCCGGTCCGTCGAGGAACACGGGCAAGGGGAGAAGATCGAGCAGCCGGAGATCCGGCTacagcgaagacgacgacagAAGATACCGCCGTTAA
- a CDS encoding uncharacterized protein (EggNog:ENOG41~TransMembrane:1 (o768-788i)), with protein sequence MPTHGPPSPILQKSVKRQRQDSYDGTSSRNGFSSPEQQAGDANLGGAARSTTSGRSEASTSAAVYPGASVSSASASASAAPGPGPGPGLGAGATDAAGVTADGSTASTTTTTAAAAAAAPDGLAPTGKPGQSSNFRNVSACNRCRLRKNRCDQKLPSCASCSKVGVSCVGYDPITKKEIPRSYVFYLETRVEVLEKLLESSNIPFPPAEDLDVCSRPGADGSFPAVRDTTNYSSHSEYADHRTPRPHSHHGQRLDGAMLPAKKQGDQSPAMMNIVSSSKPRSLASTSGVSFARVVLAAVQYSVPDQNGGSEKPVSSHHPNPAGAGTSMRDSFFGLHTRPTIQPATFPTRDVAMRLVTLYFEHANPQIPILHRGEFMRTFERAYATDGPDLSARELYMLNMVFAIGCGVIVGEPIKAEASSGGGLSFQRNRNQCQPEEYHASAIVHLEECLSSSGGGLEVLQAVLLLANFALLRPVPPGLWYITGVAVRLAVDLGLHHEDGGDVGNGGGQHSSGHNRPDGSVNEPRDPSGGGPDRPRRLWIRDMRRRLWWCTYSFDRLVSTCVGRPFGISDHVITTEFPSILDDDFITPNSFGSPRPSSEEPSYKRVAHHYFRLRILQSEILQVLQYNQAQIARTGAQARTLYPEMNRQLPSPYLVQFDSYRSWRIDIDRRLREWKDQAPSKHETGVAFSTEFLDLNYWQAIVLLYKQSLSIPAMFEGEYNPSNEVNSPTAFTAELREDEERIYLKVAEAGQKILRIYRQLHLSSLVSYTYLSTHHLFMAGISYLYAIWHSPTVRSRLTMDEVDFTVLAAKSVFTDMIDKCPPAETCRDAFDRTAKATIQMATSKGGFGSPVMQSRRPPTRRETTNWASPTPSDVTSKRPPAPRHRHPSQHQYQQPEQHHHQQHQQQFQLDMAMGDSLSSPSLSTGGDMATPPVTMAHSHSLGRPSPSRRTGSYDDGSSVVDQSMIASPAVPRQATPSSTSGGNPFLTPQPQQQQQFGMHEYPDAQTMDFLQTLGTGSNGGGFGGGMDQGQMDFGFGLNWEGMHNDYAEASSSAMNPFDSFFFGGPQGGNAAFGGSNGSGGQNDGNDMGSTGRGRDGPDERSMDL encoded by the exons ATGCCCACGCATGGCCCGCCGTCTCCGATCCTCCAGAAAAGCGTCAAGCGTCAGCGGCAGGACTCGTACGACGGCACGTCATCGCGCAACGGCTTCTCGAGCCCTGAGCAGCAAGCCGGCGATGCGAATCTGGGAGGGGCTGCGAGGAGCACCACCAGCGGTCGCAGCGAGGCCAGTACCTCGGCTGCTGTGTACCCCGGCGCCTCTGTCtcatctgcctctgcctctgcctctgctgcgcCAGGCCCCGGCCCCGGCCCCGGTCTCGGTGCGGGCGCAACTGACGCTGCTGGTGTTACGGCTGATGGCAGCACCGCCTCcacaaccaccaccacggctgctgccgctgccgccgctcccGACGGCCTTGCGCCGACTGGCAAGCCTGGCCAGAGCAGCAACTTTCGCAACGTGAGCGCGTGCAATCGCTGTCGACTGCGCAAAAACAGGTGCGATCAGAAGCTGCCCAGCTgtgcaagctgcagcaaggtCGGCGTCTCTTGCGTTGGCTATGACCCTATAACCAAAAAGGAGATTCCGAGAAG CTATGTCTTCTATCTTGAAACCCGCGTGGAggtgctggagaagctcctGGAATCCAGCAATATCCCGTTCCCGCCGGCAGAAGATCTCGACGTATGCTCCCGCCCTGGAGCAGACGGCAGCTTCCCGGCCGTACGAGATACTACCAACTACTCCAGCCACTCGGAATACGCAGATCACCGCACCCCGCGGCCTCACAGCCACCATGGCCAGAGACTGGATGGTGCGATGCTTccagccaagaagcagggCGACCAGAGCCCTGCCATGATGAATATTGTTAGCTCATCGAAGCCGCGATCGCTTGCCTCTACATCAGGTGTCTCGTTTGCCCGTGTTGTGCTTGCAGCCGTCCAGTATTCGGTTCCAGACCAGAATGGCGGCTCAGAGAAGCCTGTTTCTTCTCATCACCCGAATCCGGCTGGGGCCGGTACTTCTATGCGCGACTCTTTCTTCGGGCTACATACCCGGCCCACCATCCAACCGGCCACCTTTCCGACCCGGGACGTGGCTATGCGTCTAGTGACACTTTACTTTGAGCACGCAAATCCGCAGATTCCCATTCTGCACCGCGGGGAGTTTATGCGCACCTTTGAGCGGGCGTATGCAACCGATGGCCCGGATCTTAGCGCGAGGGAACTGTACATGCTCAACATGGtctttgccattggctgTGGTGTCATTGTTGGCGAGCCAATCAAAGCAGAGGCTTCCAGTGGTGGTGGACTGTCGTTTCAACGCAACAGGAATCAGTGCCAGCCGGAGGAGTACCATGCAAGCGCAATCGTCCACCTGGAAGAGtgtctcagcagcagcggagGTGGGCTTGAGGTGCTGCAGGCCGTTCTTTTGCTTGCCAACTTTGCACTTCTCCGACCAGTTCCGCCTGGCCTATGGTACATCACTGGCGTGGCAGTGCGTCTTGCGGTTGATCTTGGCCTCCACCACGAAGACGGAGGGGATGTAGGCAACGGCGGTGGGCAGCATTCCTCTGGCCATAATCGCCCTGATGGTTCTGTAAACGAACCGCGGGACCCCAGCGGTGGTGGCCCTGACCGACCGAGGCGTCTTTGGATCCGTGACATGAGACGGCGATTGTGGTGGTGTACTTATTCGTTTGACCGGCTTGTAAGCACCTGCGTTGGTAGACCGTTTGGTATCAGCGACCATGTCATCACGACCGAGTTTCCTTCCATTCTTGACGATGACTTTATCACACCCAATAGCTTTGGTAGTCCACGCCCATCCAGCGAAGAGCCGAGCTACAAGCGCGTGGCTCACCATTATTTCAGGCTGCGCATCCTGCAGTCGGAGATCCTTCAAGTCCTGCAATATAATCAGGCGCAAATCGCCAGAACTGGAGCCCAAGCGAGGACACTCTACCCTGAGATGAACAGACAGCTGCCATCCCCGTATCTTGTCCAGTTTGACTCGTATAGATCATGGCGAATTGACATTGACCGGAGGCTTCGTGAATGGAAGGACCAAGCGCCTTCAAAGCATGAAACCGGGGTAGCATTCTCGACCGAGTTCCTGGACCTCAACTACTGGCAAGCCATTGTGCTGTTGTATAAACAGAGCCTGAGTATCCCCGCCATGTTTGAGGGAGAGTATAATCCCTCCAACGAGGTCAACAGCCCTACGGCCTTTACTGCCGAACtgcgagaagatgaagagcgcaTATACCTCAAAGTTGCTGAAGCAGGGCAAAAGATTCTGCGGATATATAGACAGCTGCATCTGAGCAGCCTCGTAAGCTACACGTATCTGTCTACCCACCATTTGTTCATGGCAGGCATATCATATCTTTACGCTATATGGCACTCTCCTACTGTGAGAAGCCGCCTG ACTATGGATGAAGTAGACTTTACAGTGCTGGCAGCAAAGTCGGTATTCACCGACATGATTGACAAATGCCCACCGGCAGAAACTTGTCGCGACGCTTTTGATCGAACCGCCAAGGCCACCATCCAGATGGCCACGTCGAAAGGCGGCTTTGGTTCGCCCGTCATGCAATCGCGGCGACCACCCACTCGAAGAGAGACTACTAATTGGGCTTCCCCTACGCCTTCAGATGTCACGTCCAAGAGGCCGCCGGCGCCTCGACACCGGCATCCATCCCAGCATCAGTATCAGCAGCCTGaacaacaccaccatcagcagcaccagcagcagttccAGCTTGACATGGCAATGGGCGACAGCTTATCCTCACCCAGCCTCTCAACCGGTGGAGATATGGCCACGCCACCAGTGACAATGGCTCACTCACACAGCCTTGGCCGACCAAGCCCCTCGCGGCGAACAGGCAGCTACGACGACGGAAGCTCCGTGGTCGACCAATCAATGATTGCCTCGCCTGCTGTGCCTCGCCAGGCCacgcccagcagcaccagcggcgggAACCCGTTCCTGACTCCACAaccccagcagcagcaacagttTGGGATGCACGAGTACCCGGATGCACAAACAATGGACTTTTTGCAGACACTGGGCACTGGGTCCAATGGCggtggctttggaggcggcATGGACCAAGGCCAGATGgactttggctttggcctgAACTGGGAGGGCATGCACAATGACTACGCAGaggcatcgtcgtcggcgaTGAATCCCTTTGATTcgttcttctttggcgggcCTCAGGGAGGGAATGCCGCATTTGGTGGATCGAATGGCTCTGGCGGACAGAATGACGGGAATGATATGGGATCGacgggaagaggaagagatggaccGGACGAGAGATCGATGGACTTGTGA